The Alphaproteobacteria bacterium genome contains a region encoding:
- a CDS encoding trypsin-like peptidase domain-containing protein yields MLTIRHLNGPQAGTEIKIDSGKERVVFGRQLDCDVQFPPEETSVARHHFALVKKPSGAWTVELFGTPYVAIAGAPADNGQVVRDGARIELGRIGGPALGLGITEDARGDNYLKTAGQAEAASPRQLATQAGGMARVARAIAAAAVVVALGGGAVAAYNYISTSQTTARLESAQQQFSDALAKEANLRIGADVRAHIDRAVYHVELQDADQRIRAAGTAWVVGPNMLATNAHVGILREGLRPRERMIVRAPGQNGQIYEVVEHKLHPGYVPFNAFLQSDIRHLSTYRGNLDFLNGNGYDVSVLRVAGTLPDADRLEIASTEELHALAAGTPLATSGYPSESLSHSSPGNLGVAPQQHLGVVTSVTDMFHLPAPAAVRQLVQHDLPAAGGASGSPIVGPSGRVVALLNAGNIIMIEGRRAPSAALINFAQRADLVRDLLDGTAEQKLAEARSYWRTVTESFASANDVMPLNIIRDARPDDGVAPRLMAEVKRTMNAKSGKRITLKDQPLADDMYLNYSEIPLKLSPQADYLFMVIAEGKGGEIDLYVDGKIAARTKPGAYPFVACRLLTAAQQNTGNPEKPRSGCVFDAQQRLDAMRIQDTSNAPRDVELVVYNNRPVADTLASADLSYTIRVYQWVPARQSSLQ; encoded by the coding sequence ATGCTCACCATCAGGCATTTGAACGGGCCGCAAGCCGGCACCGAAATCAAAATCGATTCAGGCAAGGAGCGCGTCGTCTTCGGACGGCAGCTCGATTGCGACGTGCAGTTTCCTCCCGAGGAAACGTCGGTTGCGCGCCATCACTTCGCATTGGTGAAGAAGCCGTCCGGTGCGTGGACCGTCGAGCTGTTCGGCACGCCCTATGTGGCGATCGCCGGCGCGCCCGCCGACAACGGACAGGTCGTGCGCGACGGCGCCAGGATCGAACTCGGACGCATCGGCGGTCCGGCGCTCGGCCTCGGCATCACGGAAGACGCCCGTGGCGACAACTATCTCAAGACCGCCGGCCAGGCCGAAGCGGCTTCGCCGCGCCAGCTGGCGACGCAAGCAGGCGGCATGGCCAGGGTCGCACGCGCGATCGCCGCAGCCGCCGTCGTCGTTGCCTTGGGCGGTGGCGCCGTCGCGGCCTACAACTACATTTCGACGAGTCAGACGACCGCGCGGCTGGAATCCGCACAGCAGCAGTTTTCCGACGCGCTCGCCAAGGAAGCGAACCTGCGCATCGGCGCGGACGTGCGCGCGCATATCGACCGCGCGGTCTATCACGTGGAATTGCAGGACGCCGACCAGCGCATCCGTGCGGCGGGCACCGCGTGGGTCGTCGGGCCGAACATGCTCGCCACCAATGCGCATGTCGGAATTCTGCGCGAGGGGCTGCGGCCGCGCGAACGGATGATCGTGCGCGCGCCGGGGCAGAATGGGCAGATCTACGAGGTGGTCGAGCACAAGCTGCATCCCGGCTATGTGCCGTTCAATGCGTTCCTGCAGTCCGACATCAGGCATCTCAGCACGTACCGCGGCAATCTCGATTTCCTGAATGGCAACGGCTACGACGTCTCGGTGCTGCGGGTCGCCGGTACCTTGCCCGACGCAGACCGGCTCGAAATCGCGAGCACTGAAGAATTGCACGCGCTCGCCGCGGGCACGCCGCTCGCGACCTCGGGCTATCCCAGCGAAAGCCTGTCGCACAGCTCTCCGGGAAATCTCGGCGTCGCGCCGCAGCAGCATCTCGGCGTCGTCACGTCGGTCACCGACATGTTCCACCTCCCCGCGCCCGCTGCGGTGCGCCAGCTCGTCCAGCACGATCTACCGGCGGCCGGCGGGGCGAGCGGAAGCCCGATCGTCGGGCCGAGCGGCCGCGTGGTTGCGCTGTTGAATGCCGGCAACATCATCATGATCGAGGGCCGGCGCGCTCCCAGTGCCGCCCTGATCAACTTCGCGCAGCGTGCCGATCTCGTGCGCGATCTGCTCGACGGCACCGCCGAGCAGAAGCTTGCCGAGGCGCGCAGCTACTGGCGCACCGTGACGGAGAGTTTCGCCTCCGCCAACGACGTCATGCCGCTGAACATCATTCGCGATGCACGTCCGGACGACGGCGTAGCGCCACGCCTGATGGCGGAGGTCAAGCGCACGATGAACGCAAAGTCGGGCAAGCGGATAACGCTGAAAGACCAGCCGCTCGCGGACGATATGTATCTGAATTACTCGGAAATTCCGCTGAAGCTTTCACCGCAGGCCGACTACCTTTTCATGGTGATCGCGGAGGGCAAGGGGGGCGAGATCGACCTTTATGTCGACGGGAAGATTGCCGCGAGGACGAAGCCGGGAGCCTATCCATTCGTCGCCTGCCGCCTGTTGACGGCGGCACAGCAGAACACCGGCAATCCGGAGAAACCGCGCTCCGGCTGCGTGTTCGATGCGCAGCAGCGTCTCGACGCCATGCGCATCCAGGACACGTCGAACGCGCCGCGCGATGTCGAGTTGGTCGTCTACAACAACCGGCCTGTCGCGGACACACTGGCAAGCGCCGACCTGAGCTACACGATCCGCGTCTACCAATGGGTGCCGGCACGCCAGAGCAGCCTGCAATAG
- a CDS encoding serine/threonine-protein kinase produces the protein MTEDPRAALEACLADLAENQPADAVLARLRALEPALRGDAFSRARFLRARAVATNRLGFAGEALGDLHEARRLLEGGAQPAELAEVFRAIATVFSWRGESREAALALLRVIAEAGDDRLTVALALIEGGRLQMEIGRPADARALFARALVLGAALPKREVQRAWINLLQSSVAAGHIEAARVQLGAAGETLEGAPARLFLLRELETARCALAARDFTAAAAALDRAALRAPKSLDAFERVEIAEVQAEFALARGDAENAASLLTPVIARYADDDLAAREVRTRLVQARALEALGRADEAERTLGAALRRALTRSLTGYADEVRSRLMSDYGGPNRIAETPMLAEVDPAQRFVRQRALGSGAFGKVFRAYDLELGIEVAIKRAARGESYDPALRDQLLQAARTEAIAAARLDHPGIARVFGLLTVQGGDTLVIEEFVEGPTLRQAMEAGLARTRSLALLSRIAFALAAVHGAGLVHRDLKPDNVILRGNDAPVIIDFGVALLAGSRHQAGTGTPAYMAPEQAHGESVDARADLFALGVMAHEMLTGARPDAPRSTLPFTGFAQMRAIRGSLTAAGIAPDIAELVSRLLAPRPRLRPASAADVGAAFARAS, from the coding sequence ATGACCGAAGACCCGCGCGCCGCGCTCGAGGCTTGCCTCGCCGATCTTGCCGAAAACCAGCCGGCCGATGCGGTGCTGGCCCGGCTGCGCGCGCTCGAGCCGGCGTTGCGCGGCGACGCATTCAGCCGTGCGCGATTCCTGCGTGCGCGGGCGGTCGCGACCAATCGGCTCGGCTTTGCCGGCGAGGCGCTCGGCGACTTGCATGAGGCGCGCCGCCTGCTCGAAGGCGGTGCTCAGCCCGCCGAGCTTGCCGAAGTCTTCCGCGCGATCGCGACGGTGTTTTCCTGGCGCGGCGAAAGCCGCGAGGCGGCGCTCGCACTCCTGCGCGTCATCGCCGAAGCGGGCGATGACCGGCTCACGGTTGCGCTCGCGCTGATCGAGGGCGGGCGGCTGCAGATGGAAATCGGCCGGCCGGCCGACGCGCGGGCGCTGTTTGCGCGCGCGCTCGTGCTCGGCGCCGCATTGCCGAAGCGCGAAGTCCAGCGTGCGTGGATCAACCTGCTGCAGTCGTCCGTCGCGGCGGGCCACATCGAGGCGGCGCGCGTGCAGCTCGGCGCGGCAGGCGAGACCCTGGAAGGCGCGCCGGCGCGGCTGTTTCTGCTGCGCGAACTGGAAACCGCGCGTTGCGCGCTCGCTGCCCGCGATTTCACCGCGGCCGCAGCCGCGCTCGACCGGGCGGCGCTGCGTGCGCCCAAGAGCCTCGATGCCTTCGAGCGGGTCGAGATTGCCGAGGTGCAAGCCGAGTTCGCGCTTGCGCGCGGCGATGCCGAGAACGCCGCCTCGCTGCTCACGCCCGTCATTGCGCGCTACGCCGACGACGATCTCGCGGCCCGCGAGGTCCGCACGCGGCTGGTGCAGGCGCGCGCGCTGGAAGCGCTCGGCCGCGCCGATGAGGCCGAGCGCACACTCGGCGCCGCACTGCGGCGCGCGCTCACGCGCTCGCTCACCGGCTATGCCGATGAAGTCCGCTCGCGGCTGATGTCGGACTACGGTGGGCCGAACCGGATTGCCGAGACGCCCATGCTCGCCGAGGTGGATCCCGCGCAGCGCTTCGTGCGCCAGCGCGCGCTCGGCTCCGGCGCCTTCGGCAAGGTGTTTCGCGCCTACGATCTGGAACTCGGCATCGAGGTCGCCATCAAGCGCGCCGCGCGCGGCGAGAGCTACGATCCCGCGCTGCGCGACCAGCTGCTTCAGGCGGCGCGCACCGAAGCGATTGCGGCGGCGCGGCTCGATCATCCCGGCATCGCGCGCGTGTTCGGTCTGCTCACCGTGCAGGGCGGTGACACGCTGGTGATCGAGGAGTTCGTCGAGGGACCGACGTTGCGCCAGGCGATGGAAGCGGGTCTGGCACGCACGCGCAGCCTCGCACTGCTCTCACGCATCGCCTTCGCGCTCGCGGCCGTGCATGGCGCGGGCCTGGTCCATCGCGACCTCAAGCCCGACAATGTGATCCTGCGCGGCAACGACGCGCCGGTGATCATCGACTTCGGCGTGGCGTTGCTCGCGGGCAGCCGGCATCAGGCAGGCACCGGCACGCCCGCCTACATGGCGCCCGAGCAGGCGCACGGGGAGAGCGTGGACGCGCGCGCCGACCTCTTTGCGCTGGGCGTCATGGCGCACGAGATGCTGACCGGCGCGCGGCCCGACGCGCCGCGCTCGACCCTTCCGTTCACCGGCTTCGCGCAGATGCGGGCAATCCGCGGCTCGCTCACCGCAGCCGGGATCGCGCCGGATATCGCGGAGCTTGTATCTCGCCTGCTCGCGCCGCGTCCGAGGCTGCGGCCGGCGTCGGCCGCGGACGTCGGCGCCGCGTTCGCTCGCGCGAGCTAG
- a CDS encoding class I SAM-dependent methyltransferase, translating to MNIQTRELSSAHRESFVSQAAYWMPDLINGSAWLEHAPFGFWIVSALRPRMIVELGVHGGFSYSVFCQGVQRLHLAARCFAIDTWRGDEQAGYYGDEVYDAVYSHNRRYDTFSRLIRSDFSDACGEFADGSIDLLHIDGCHGYEAVRRDFETWLPKMSERGVILLHDTAEHANGFGVHRLWEELRSRYPSFEFTHNHGLGVLGVGQQLPLALEDLFHASASHVTAQTIRTTYERLGACISGLHELDTLRQEVRRLEAETESYKSSTSWRLTAPLRRLARLLKSANAVAGELGDKLNQAATPATPGPGAVNPAYRIDR from the coding sequence ATGAACATTCAGACGCGCGAGCTTTCGTCCGCCCATCGGGAGTCGTTTGTCTCGCAAGCCGCCTACTGGATGCCTGACCTGATCAACGGCTCGGCCTGGCTCGAGCATGCGCCCTTCGGATTCTGGATTGTCAGCGCGCTACGGCCGCGCATGATCGTCGAGCTTGGCGTACACGGCGGCTTTTCCTATTCGGTGTTCTGCCAGGGGGTGCAGCGCCTGCATCTTGCGGCGCGCTGTTTCGCGATCGACACTTGGCGTGGCGACGAGCAGGCCGGTTACTACGGCGATGAAGTTTACGACGCGGTCTACTCGCACAATCGCCGCTACGACACTTTCTCGCGCCTGATCCGCTCCGATTTCTCGGATGCCTGTGGCGAGTTCGCGGACGGCTCGATCGACCTGCTGCACATTGACGGCTGCCACGGCTACGAAGCGGTGCGGCGCGACTTCGAAACCTGGCTGCCGAAAATGTCGGAGCGCGGCGTCATTCTGTTGCACGACACCGCGGAACACGCGAACGGCTTTGGCGTCCACCGGCTGTGGGAAGAGCTGCGCTCGCGCTATCCATCGTTCGAATTCACACACAACCACGGCCTGGGCGTCCTCGGGGTGGGCCAACAGCTGCCGCTGGCGCTGGAAGACCTTTTTCATGCGTCAGCGAGCCATGTCACGGCGCAAACGATTCGCACGACTTACGAGCGGCTGGGCGCATGCATCAGCGGATTGCACGAGCTGGACACGCTGCGACAAGAGGTGCGCCGCCTCGAGGCCGAGACCGAAAGCTACAAATCCAGCACCTCATGGCGTTTGACCGCGCCGCTGCGCCGTCTTGCGCGCCTGCTGAAGTCTGCAAACGCCGTTGCGGGCGAGCTGGGCGACAAGCTCAACCAGGCCGCGACCCCCGCCACGCCCGGTCCGGGCGCGGTGAACCCGGCCTATCGCATCGATCGCTGA
- a CDS encoding 2-hydroxyacid dehydrogenase, protein MPPKILVSCPSAEVANIAREMAPKGFDTVVVHNDAEVVPNLSGIEYMITYPHIPMRDPFYQAAPKLRLVQLLSAGYDNVDLESARRAKVPVSNNGGANAISVSEHALMLMLTVSRKVVWQHGSVSGGRWRGNGPAPRMYELYDKTLGIIGLGTIGKKVARLGRAFGMRVQYFDIARLTEDQEDALGVKFRLMRELLRSSDIVSMHVPLNDSTRHMIGADELALMKPTAIVINTSRGPVIDEVALHKTLSEGKIFGAGLDVFDREPPPSNNPLFKLDNVVLTAHFAGPTWDNHVARFRNAFDNVQRVARGEAPLWVVPELT, encoded by the coding sequence ATGCCCCCGAAAATTCTCGTCTCCTGTCCTTCCGCCGAGGTCGCCAATATCGCGCGCGAGATGGCGCCGAAGGGCTTCGACACGGTGGTCGTTCACAACGATGCCGAGGTCGTCCCGAACCTGTCCGGCATCGAATACATGATTACCTATCCGCATATCCCCATGCGCGATCCGTTCTACCAGGCGGCGCCGAAGTTGAGGCTCGTGCAGCTTCTCTCAGCGGGCTACGACAACGTCGATCTCGAGTCTGCGCGCCGCGCCAAGGTGCCGGTCTCCAACAACGGCGGCGCGAATGCGATCTCGGTTTCCGAGCATGCGCTGATGCTGATGCTGACCGTCTCGCGCAAGGTCGTCTGGCAGCACGGCAGCGTGTCGGGCGGCCGCTGGCGCGGCAACGGGCCCGCGCCGCGCATGTATGAGCTCTACGACAAGACGCTTGGCATCATTGGGCTCGGCACGATCGGCAAGAAGGTCGCGCGGCTCGGCCGTGCCTTCGGTATGCGGGTGCAGTATTTCGACATCGCGCGCCTGACCGAAGACCAGGAGGACGCGCTCGGCGTCAAATTCCGCCTGATGCGCGAACTGTTGCGCTCATCGGATATCGTTTCGATGCACGTGCCGCTGAACGATTCGACGCGCCACATGATCGGCGCGGATGAGCTGGCGTTGATGAAGCCGACCGCGATCGTCATCAACACCTCCCGCGGACCGGTCATCGACGAAGTTGCGCTGCACAAAACACTGTCCGAGGGGAAGATCTTCGGGGCCGGCCTCGACGTGTTCGACCGGGAGCCCCCGCCTTCCAACAATCCCTTGTTCAAGCTGGATAATGTGGTGCTGACCGCCCATTTCGCCGGCCCCACATGGGACAATCACGTTGCACGATTCCGCAATGCATTCGACAACGTGCAGCGCGTTGCCCGGGGGGAAGCTCCGCTCTGGGTTGTCCCCGAGCTCACCTGA